The window AACAGGTCTATGGCGGCGACCAGGCGTACTTCCAGGCCCTCAATCCCTGGGCGCTGGCGGAGCAACAGGCGGACGTGTTGCGGGGTCGGACCAGGCTGCGCATCGCGGTGGGCGATCAGGATGCGATGCAAGGGCCGAATCAGGATTTCGCGGCGCACGTGTTGCGTTTGCGCATCCCCCATACGTTTCATCTCGTCCCCAACGTGGCGCATCAGCCGCTGAGACTGTTGCAGGCGCTGGGCGATGCCAACTGGGACTTCTATCGCGCCGTCTTGAGCGGCACGCTGTCCGGCAACCTCACGGGTGATGCCACAAGCCAGCAGCCAGGGCGATAGTCCGGTGGGGAGGGTATTGGAATTCTCCCTGGCAATCCCGGGCAGGACTATCATGTTGTCTTCCCACTCCACGGCTTTTCGTTGACACCTCGGCATGACGGCGGTAGCCTGCCGTCTTCTCCCTCTCATTCTAGGAGGCTGCTATGGCTCAGTCTGCCGGTGTGCGCTGGTTGAAAATCGCGGTGGTGTATCTCGTCATCGGGGTTGGATTGGGGATCGTGATGGGGGTCTCCCAAAACCATACGCTCTTTCCCGCCCATGCGCACATCAACCTGCTCGGCTGGGTGTCGCTGGCGGTGATCGGCCTGGTGTACCGCCAGTTTCCGGAGATTGCCGGGAACCGGCTGGCCACGATTCAGTTTTGGCTCCATAACGTGGCGCTGCCGATTACGATGCTGTCCCTGAGCGGCATTCTGCTCGGGTACCGCCATCTTGAGCCGTTTGTCGGCATCGGTTCGCTGCTGCTGGGCGCCTCGGTCGTGCTGTTTGCGGTCAATGTGTGGAAGCTGGCCTCGAAATAGCCGCGGTCGCCAGATCACGTCCCCATCCGGCTTGCGTCGATCCGGCGCGGCGGCCGGTCTGAGACCTTCCCTTCATGCCCCCGCGTGTCATCGGCAGGGCTGTACCTGCATACCGGTCTTGCGCTCATGGTTGTTCTCGGGTAGGTTGGCTACGGAATTTTCCAGTAAGAGAACAGGGTGTGGAATCAGCCGGCTCGCGGATCTGACGGGGCGGTCAATGCCGGTTGCCCAACGCCCCATTGCCAGGAGGCAGTCTATGTGGATGAGAGGATTGTGCGTGATGGCGGCTCTGGCCCTGTCGGGCTGCGGGCTGACACAGGTGCAGAAGGACACGATTGGAGAGTTTGGCCGGTCCTCGGCGTCATTTAGTGAGACCGTCGGCGCGGAGCTGGCCGATGCCCGCCGTGCCGTGATGGAGGCCAATGCGTCGGTGTTGATCCTCACGCCGCAGCGCATCAAGGATCGTGAGAGGATCGATGGGGCGCTCACGCCGGATCGGGTCGGCGCGCGGGTGCGTGCCGCGGAGACGCTTCGGACCTATGCGGAATTGCTGGTAGCGCTGGTGGAGGAGACGGGGCAGGCGGAGCTGGCACAGGCCTCCGCCACATTCACGGACAGCATCCGGGGGCTCGATCCTGAGAGCCGGCGGCTGAATGAGGAGCAACTGACGGCGGTCGGGGAGCTGGTGCAGGACATCGGCGGCCTGGTGGTGGACTACAAGAAGCGCAAGGCCTTGGAGAAGATTGTGCCGCAGGCCGATGAGCAGGTGCAGCGGATTGCGGGTCTCTTCGCGGCGGAGTTTGGGCAGGATGGGCCGTTGACCCAATACGTCAATGGCGTGGGCTTGCTGGCAGTGACGGCGGCGGACTCCGTGCTGGATCAGCCGAACGCGAGTGTGCAGGACCGGATTCCCGCCGTCGAGGCCAATCGCCGGGGTGTGGAGTTGAGGCGGACGACGGAGACGGTGTATCTGGAGATTGCCCGCGCGGCGGCGCAGCTCAAGGCGGGGCATGCGGATTTGGTGCAGGCGGTGCAGGGCCACACGGTCACGCGGGCGGATCTCACGGCGCTGACGAAGACGGTCAAGACGCTGGTCTCGCATGCCAAGACGGTGCTCATCAAGTAACGAGAAAGGGACGACATGGCGGCCATCAATGATGCACTCTGGGAACTGCGCGAAACGTATCGGGCCGAGCCGAATCCGGAACGGCGGCAGCAGCTTCAGGATGCCTACGACCGGGCGCTGCAGGCGGTCTTGGATCTGGCGGACAAGGTGCTGGGGGAGAACACGGCGGCCTATGACAAGGCCGTTGAGGGATTGAATGATGCCGTGACCCAGCTTCGCCAGGCCAAGCGCGATGTCGGCGATGTGGCCAAGGCGATCAAGACGGTGGCTAAAGCGGTTGACGCGGTGGTGAAGGTCGCGGCCAAAGTGTCCGGCATCTAACCGCGTGCTGCGATCAGCGCCAGTTTGTTCGTGCGCGTCAGGGATTTGATTGCCGCTTCCCGCTTCAGCGCGGCGCTCTTGGTCTCGTGGACTTCGGTATAGCGCAGCCGCACCGGCCGGCGGGTCTTCGTGTACTTGGCGCCGGTGCCCTTGCCGTGCTCGCCCAGCCTCCGCTCCAGATCATTCGTGATGCCGGTATAGAGGCTCCGGTCTTTGCACTCCAGGATATAGACGATCCAGTCCCTGCAGGCGGGGTCATCCGTCGGGGTGTGCGGCCGCGCGGGCTTATCGGCGGAAGCCATCTTTGCTCTTGAGCACGTCGGCCAATAACCGGTCGGCCGCTTTCGCGGCGCGGCGGCGCCGGTACCATCGCCATCCGAAGGGGAACAGCGCGCCGCCGATCACCAGGGCCACTCCCAGCCAGTCCAGGTCACTCATGGCGTCACTCTAGCAGGCTCGCGCGGACGTCCGCCAGCGTCGTGCGGCGGCGTTCAGGGACGCACCGGGGTGGCTGATTTCAAAGGGCTGATTGACAAGGGGCGGGTCCTCTTCGTAGCCTACATGGCGAGGGAGGGATCATCATGCCAATTCTTCTCGCGCTCATTCTGGTCTGTGCGTTCGCCACCCATGCAGAAGCCCTGGACGGTTCTCCTGCCGCCGAATCCGCCGCGGTGAAGGGCGATGTGTTGTATTGGGACGGTGACGAGCTGGTGGTGAAGGAGATCTCCGGCCGGGAAGCCCGTCTGCATGTCACCGCCGAGACGAAAATCGAAGGGGTGGTGAGCCGGTTGAAAACCGGCGATAAGATCGTGGCGCAGGTCCGCTCCGACGGCCATGCGCTGTCCATCACCTTGCAGATTCCAGACGGCGGGGCGGGCCTCACCACGCCGGGCTCCCGCTAGCCGGCGCTCCGCTCGGAGCCGCGCCCTGGTCTTGCCGGTGTCCTCGCAGGCCGCGGGCGCCGTTCGGCCTGCTCTGCTCCCGCCATCGGCACCACGCTGTTCATCACGCTCCTGCTTCTGTGCCATGCCCGACCGCCCGGCCTGTTCCCCTCCTTGACGCTTCCTCCATCTGGGCGTAGGGTCTTTTCAGGTTTGGAATTGTTCCGGACAGCCTAACCGGCGGCCGAGGGAAGGAGCCTCTGATGAATGCAACGATCTCCGAGATTGCGGCCCGGATGGCCGAGCTGGAAGGGCAATTGGAGCGGGCGCTGGCCGAGGAGGTGGAGGGGAAGCGGCGCCAGTTTCTCTACGTGATTGAGAAGGGGAAGGTGGCCTTCGAGTCCGATGTGCGCGCGGCGCACCGGAGGGTCCGCCAGAGCGTGCCGGCGTTTCTGCGGGAGGCGCCGGTGGCGAGCCTGCTGGTGGCGCCGGTGATTTACTCTCTGATCGTGCCGTTCGTGCTGCTCGATCTCTGGCTCTGGCTCTATCAAGCCATTTGTTTCCCGGTCTATGGAATCGCAAAAGTCGACCGGTCGCGCTACATCCTGCTGGATCGGGGCCAGCTGCGGTATCTGAATGCGATCGAGCGGTTCAATTGTGACTATTGCGGCTATGCGAACGGATTGATCGCCTATGCGCGCGAGATCGCGTCGCGGACCGAGCAGTACTTTTGCCCGATCAAGCATGCCCACCGCTGCGCCGGCGCGCATAAGCGGTATCACGAGTTTCTCGATTTCGGCGATGCGGGTGCGTACCGGAAGGAGCTGGCCCGGCTTCGGGAGGAGCTGCGGCCGTGAGCGCCGGAAGGCGCTGCGTCATTTTCATGGACTCGCGCCGCCGAGTTTGTTACGACCTTCTTGCCACTCCATTGAGCGTGAGTACATGGTGCCTCTGATCCACGGTCTCTCCTTCAACAATCTGCGCGGTGATTTCTCCGGCGGTCTTGTCGCGGCGGTCGTGGCGCTGCCGCTGGCGCTCGCGTTCGGCGTGGCGTCCGGCGCCGGGGCGATGGCCGGCCTCTACGGGGCCATCTTCGTCGGATTCTTTGCCGCCTTGTTCGGCGGGACTCCCGCGCAGGTGTCGGGTCCCACCGGCCCGATGACGGTCGTCATGGCCGGCCTCATTCTCCAATTCGGCCAGGAGCCGGCGCTGGCGTTCACGGCAGTCATCTTGGGCGGCGGATTGCAGATCCTGCTCGGGCTGACGGGTGTCGGGCGCTACATTACCCTGATGCCCTATCCCGTGATCTCCGGGTTTATGAGCGGGATTGGCGCGATCATCATTATTCTCCAGGCCGCTCCGCTGGTCGGCCACGCCGCCCATCCGGGGGGTGTGCTCGCGACGCTGGCCATGCTGCCGTCCTTCGCGGCCGATCCGGTCGTCGATGCGCTGGTGCTCGGGGTGCTGTCGCTGGCGATCGTCTCCGGCACGCCGGAGCGGGTGGGACAGATCGTCCCGCCGCCGCTGCTCGCGCTGCTGGCCGGCACGGCGCT is drawn from Nitrospira sp. and contains these coding sequences:
- a CDS encoding GIY-YIG nuclease family protein, whose protein sequence is MASADKPARPHTPTDDPACRDWIVYILECKDRSLYTGITNDLERRLGEHGKGTGAKYTKTRRPVRLRYTEVHETKSAALKREAAIKSLTRTNKLALIAARG